TACCGCACCCGGCCGTCAGCCGGGCGCGGTGAACCGCCGCAGGCCCAGCGTCTGTGCCGCCACGGCGGCGGCGCCGATCAGACCCGCGTCCGTACCGAGATGCGCCGGGACCACCGCCACCTCGGCGGCGTACGAGAGCGCGGCGTACGCCTTCAGGTGCTGCCGTACCGGCGCGAAGAGCAGTTCCCCGGCCGCCGCCACGCCGCCGCCGATCACCGCGGCCTCGATCTCTACCAGCGTCGCGGTGGCGGCGATGCCCGCGGCCAGGGCCTTGGCGGCCCGGTCGAAGGAGGCCAGCGCGACGGGGTCGCCGGCGCGGGCCGCGGCGGCGACGCCGGCGGCGGTGTCGTCGCCTTCCGGACCCGGGGTCCAGCCGGCGGCGAGGGCGCGGCGGGCGATGTTCGGCCCCGAGGCGATCCGCTCCACGCACCCGCGGCCGCCGCAGGGGCACGGGTCGCCGTCGAGGTCGACGGAGATGTGACCGATGTGCCCCGAGTTGCC
The Streptomyces sp. CNQ-509 DNA segment above includes these coding regions:
- a CDS encoding ROK family protein, whose translation is MVAAQPTELVAALDIGGTKTAAALVDVGGRLVARAQRPTPAAADGATIAAAVTGVLRELAAADPAGWARATAVGIGSAGPVDASVGTVSPVNIPGWRDYPLVAAVSEAAGGLPVVLVGDGVAMAAAEHWQGAARGRSAALCMVVSTGVGGGLVLDGRPYPGPTGNSGHIGHISVDLDGDPCPCGGRGCVERIASGPNIARRALAAGWTPGPEGDDTAAGVAAAARAGDPVALASFDRAAKALAAGIAATATLVEIEAAVIGGGVAAAGELLFAPVRQHLKAYAALSYAAEVAVVPAHLGTDAGLIGAAAVAAQTLGLRRFTAPG